Proteins encoded together in one Bacteroides ovatus window:
- a CDS encoding glycosyltransferase family 4 protein translates to MMKEIQRKKKVLIDLTNYGSLTAGFGQIAANYATAFSSMPVDDLHFVYLLRQKYMQEFGPNVTSVPVRRINKFFPFTLPKVDVWHAVNQQRKLLRIAGGTKFIFTIHDFNFLTEKKPWKAKMYLRRMQNKVNKAAVVTTISHYVADVIRQHVDLKGKEIRVIYNGVERIDTLEGIKPSFATGRPFFFTIGQIRRKKNFHLLVDVMRHFPEYDLYICGDAHFAYAEEVRNLIRENQLTNVFLTDVISQSEKIWLYRNCEAFLFPSEGEGFGLPVVEAMQFGKAVFAANRTSLPEVCNGHAIMWEHLDTESMVESIREHLPDFYKDKERLEKIKEHAASFSYEKHIQAYLDLYRELAQLP, encoded by the coding sequence ATGATGAAAGAGATACAACGAAAGAAAAAGGTACTGATAGATCTTACGAATTATGGTAGTCTCACAGCCGGCTTCGGGCAGATTGCGGCCAACTATGCAACCGCCTTTTCGTCTATGCCGGTAGATGATCTTCATTTTGTATATTTATTGCGGCAGAAATATATGCAGGAATTTGGTCCGAATGTGACCTCTGTTCCGGTACGTCGTATCAATAAGTTTTTTCCTTTTACCCTTCCCAAGGTAGATGTATGGCATGCGGTGAATCAACAGCGCAAGCTGTTGCGTATTGCCGGTGGTACAAAGTTTATCTTTACTATACACGACTTTAATTTCTTAACAGAGAAAAAGCCCTGGAAGGCGAAAATGTATCTTCGCCGGATGCAGAATAAGGTCAATAAAGCAGCGGTCGTGACTACGATCTCTCATTATGTGGCAGATGTCATTCGGCAGCATGTAGATTTGAAAGGGAAGGAGATCCGGGTCATCTATAATGGAGTGGAGAGAATCGATACATTGGAAGGAATAAAGCCGTCGTTTGCTACAGGGCGTCCTTTCTTTTTTACGATTGGACAAATCCGTAGAAAAAAGAACTTCCATCTCTTGGTTGACGTAATGCGTCATTTCCCGGAATATGATCTATATATTTGTGGCGATGCTCATTTTGCTTATGCTGAAGAAGTGCGCAATCTGATCCGTGAGAATCAGCTCACTAATGTCTTTTTGACGGATGTTATTTCTCAAAGCGAGAAGATCTGGTTATATCGGAACTGTGAGGCATTCCTGTTTCCTAGTGAGGGAGAAGGCTTTGGATTGCCGGTGGTGGAAGCTATGCAATTTGGGAAGGCTGTATTTGCTGCTAATCGCACTAGTTTGCCGGAAGTTTGTAATGGACACGCTATCATGTGGGAACATTTGGATACAGAATCTATGGTGGAAAGTATCCGGGAGCATCTACCTGATTTTTATAAAGATAAGGAACGCTTGGAGAAAATCAAGGAACATGCCGCTTCATTCAGTTACGAGAAGCATATACAAGCCTACCTTGATTTATATCGGGAGTTAGCTCAATTGCCTTAG
- a CDS encoding glycosyltransferase family 9 protein, whose amino-acid sequence MARILIIRFSALGDVAMTIPVIHSLAVQYPQHEITVLSRAVWQPLFQGLPANVGFVGADLTGKHKGLWGLNSLYSELKAMHFDYIADFHHVLRSKYLCLRFRLANKPVASICKGRAGKKKLVRRHDKVMENQKSSFRRYADVLEKLGLPVLLNFSSIYGEGKGNFAEIEPVTGPKEDQKWIGIAPFAKHAGKIYPLELQEQVIAHFAANPKVKVFLFGGGKSEQDVFDAWIAKYPSVVSMIGKLNIRTELNLMSHLDVMLSMDSANMHLASLVNIPVVSIWGATHPYAGFMGWKQLPVNTVQLDLSCRPCSVYGQKPCWRGDYACLRDIKPEQVIAKIEGLVD is encoded by the coding sequence ATGGCGCGTATTCTCATTATTCGTTTTTCAGCTCTTGGCGATGTAGCCATGACAATCCCGGTAATACATTCGCTGGCTGTGCAATACCCGCAGCATGAAATAACAGTGTTAAGTCGTGCTGTATGGCAGCCACTCTTTCAGGGGTTGCCTGCCAATGTGGGTTTTGTCGGAGCTGATTTAACAGGCAAGCACAAGGGGCTTTGGGGCTTGAATAGCCTTTATTCGGAATTGAAAGCAATGCATTTTGATTACATTGCTGATTTTCATCATGTACTTCGTTCTAAGTATTTATGTTTGCGATTCCGTCTTGCCAATAAACCGGTAGCTTCCATTTGTAAAGGAAGGGCAGGCAAAAAGAAGCTGGTTCGCCGTCATGATAAGGTGATGGAAAATCAGAAGAGTTCTTTTCGTCGTTATGCCGATGTACTTGAGAAGCTAGGTTTACCGGTACTATTAAATTTCTCTTCTATTTATGGCGAAGGAAAAGGAAACTTTGCGGAAATAGAACCAGTCACAGGGCCTAAAGAAGATCAAAAGTGGATTGGTATAGCTCCTTTTGCCAAACATGCAGGTAAGATTTATCCGTTAGAACTGCAGGAGCAAGTTATAGCACATTTTGCTGCCAATCCCAAAGTAAAGGTTTTCCTCTTTGGAGGCGGTAAAAGCGAGCAGGACGTATTTGATGCATGGATTGCTAAATATCCTTCTGTCGTTTCAATGATCGGTAAACTGAATATACGTACCGAACTGAATCTGATGAGCCATCTGGACGTGATGCTTTCAATGGATTCTGCCAATATGCATTTGGCATCCCTGGTCAATATTCCGGTTGTCTCTATTTGGGGAGCCACCCATCCTTATGCCGGTTTTATGGGTTGGAAACAATTGCCGGTCAATACCGTGCAACTCGATTTGTCATGCCGTCCCTGTTCTGTATATGGTCAGAAGCCTTGCTGGCGAGGTGATTATGCCTGTTTGAGGGATATAAAGCCGGAGCAGGTCATTGCGAAAATAGAAGGGCTTGTAGATTAA
- a CDS encoding DUF4254 domain-containing protein — protein MTFSNLCNEIFWKSTTDYHVTDSVDAPMNNPYGLKTIEYYLYLKNWIDAVQWHFEDIIRDPQIDPVEALALKRRIDKSNQDRTDLVELIDSYFLDKYKEVKPLSDATINTESPAWAIDRLSILALKIYHMQQEVERTDTTEEHRAQCQTKLNILLEQRKDLSTAIEQLLADIEAGRKYMKVYKQMKMYNDPALNPVLYAKK, from the coding sequence ATGACATTTAGTAACCTTTGCAACGAGATTTTTTGGAAATCGACAACAGATTACCATGTAACGGATAGTGTGGATGCTCCGATGAACAATCCTTACGGGTTGAAAACTATTGAGTATTATTTATATCTAAAGAACTGGATTGATGCTGTGCAATGGCATTTTGAGGATATTATCCGTGACCCGCAGATTGATCCGGTAGAAGCATTGGCCTTGAAAAGAAGAATTGATAAATCAAATCAGGACCGTACAGACCTGGTGGAATTAATTGATAGCTACTTTTTAGACAAATACAAAGAGGTGAAACCTCTCTCTGACGCAACGATCAATACGGAAAGCCCTGCATGGGCAATTGACCGCTTGTCAATTCTTGCATTGAAAATTTACCACATGCAGCAGGAGGTGGAACGTACGGACACTACCGAGGAACACCGTGCTCAATGCCAGACTAAGTTGAATATCCTGCTGGAACAACGCAAAGACCTTTCTACGGCTATTGAACAGTTGTTGGCTGATATCGAAGCCGGAAGAAAATATATGAAAGTATATAAACAGATGAAGATGTATAATGACCCGGCATTAAATCCGGTGCTTTATGCGAAAAAATAA